Sequence from the Undibacterium piscinae genome:
ATGGGCTCAGCCCTGGTCGCTGCGCTGGAGGGCAAGCAAAGGCCGACTATCGGTCTGCTCAATGTCGGCGTTGAAGATATCAAGGGTAATGATGTGGTTAAGAAAACCGCGGAATTGTTACGCATTGATCATGAGCGTGGCTTATTAAATTTCTATGGTAATGTCGAAGGCAATGATATTTTCAAGGGAACTACCGATATCGTGGTGTGTGACGGCTTTGTTGGCAATGTCACGCTGAAGGCGGCTGAGGGTATGGGGCGCTTTGTGAAGAGTACTCTGACCGAGGCGTTTCGCAGCAGTCCGCTCAATATGTTGGGTGCCTTGATTGCGCGTGGCGCGTTGAAGGCAATTTCGCGCACCATGAATCCGTCGAATTACAATGGCGGCAGCCTGCTTGGCTTGCGTGGCTTGGTATTTAAAAGCCATGGCGGTGCCGATAAATACAGTTACGAATGGGCGATACAGCGCGCGTTTGATGCTGCAAAAAATGACGTTTTATCTCGCATTTCTGCGTCTATGGCATTGCTGATGCCGGCTGCTGACGTAGTTCCTGCAGGGGTAGACGGATCCACTCCAACCAGCGAAACTATTTCACAGAAGACAGCATGACTTTCTTTAGTAAAATTACCGGTACCGGCAGTTTTCTGCCGCCCAAGCGTGTGACTAATCAGGATTTGACTGCGCAATTGGCGGCCAATGGTATCGAAACCTCAGATGAGTGGATATTTTCGCGCAGCGGCATTTCTGCTCGTCACTATGCTGAGCCTGCCGTGTTGTCTAGTGATCTGGCGGTGGAGGCGGCCAGGCGCGCGCTTGACGCAGCCGGTTTGCAGGCGAATGATATTGATCTCATTATCTTAGCCACTTCCACTCCGGATTTTCTCGGCGGCTTTCCGAGTACTGCCTGTGTGGTGCAAAATAAGCTGGGCATTACCAATGGTGCTGCGGCGGTGGATGTGCAGGCTGTGTGCAGTGGATTTATCTATGCGATGGCGATGGCTGACAGCATGATTAAAACCGGCGCGCACAAAAATGCCCTGATTATCGGCGCTGAAGTATTCTCGCGCATCCTTAATTTCGAAGACAGGACTACCTGTGTTTTGTTTGGTGATGGTGCTGGTGCGATTGTGATGTCGCAATCGACCGAGCCGGGGGTGTTGGCGACCAAATTGCATGCCGATGGTAGTCAGTCGCATGTATTATGTGTACCCGCCACGGTGAATGCCGGTGTGGTAAATGGTAGTGCCTTTTTGTATATGGATGGTAAGGCGGTATTTAAGTTGGCGGTCTCCGCTCTGGAAAAGGTCGCTAACGAGGTGCTCGAGATTGCCGGTCTTGATGCTACGGAGATTGACTGGTTGGTGCCGCATCAGGCAAATATCCGCATCATGCAAAGCACTGCCAAAAAAATGAATATGCCTATGGATAAATTGGTCGTGACGGTTGATCAGCACGGCAATACTTCTGCTGCATCCATTCCTTTGGCATTGGATGTTGCCGTCAGGGATGGCCGGATTCAAAAAGGTCAGACTGTGATGCTGGAAGGTGTGGGTGGTGGTTTTACCTGGGGCGCGGCTATCGTCCGCATGTAAATTTTTTTTTGGGCGTAAATTAAATTTAGAATACTAATTCTTAATAGTACTAATTAGCCAATGTTAATTACTATTCTTTAATTGTCGCTATCTATTGTTAATCACTATTCATCATCACTATTTATTTATATGACTCAATTTGCTTTTGTTTTTCCTGGTCAGGGCTCGCAAGCCATAGGTATGCTCAATGGCTTTGCCGATAATCTTGTCGTTCAGCAGACGATTGCCGAAGCGTCGGATGTGCTGGGTTTTGATATCGGTAAGATGATTGCCGAAGGCCCTAAGGAATCGCTGGATCTGACTACCAATACCCAGCCTGTGATGTTGACGGCGGCGGTTGCCTGCTATCGCGCCTGGCTTGCTGCCGGTGGCGCACTGCCGTCGGTAGTTGCCGGACATA
This genomic interval carries:
- the plsX gene encoding phosphate acyltransferase PlsX gives rise to the protein MTIKISIDCMGGDHGPSVTVAAAVSFVNREPDAEFLLVGSESVIQAELKKNRCENHPRMSIVNATEVVTMDDPIEVALRRKKDSSMRVAVTLVKDGRAQACVSAGNTGALMAVSRYVLKTMHGVDRPAICSILPNQKNQPTYMLDLGANVDCEPLHLHQFAIMGSALVAALEGKQRPTIGLLNVGVEDIKGNDVVKKTAELLRIDHERGLLNFYGNVEGNDIFKGTTDIVVCDGFVGNVTLKAAEGMGRFVKSTLTEAFRSSPLNMLGALIARGALKAISRTMNPSNYNGGSLLGLRGLVFKSHGGADKYSYEWAIQRAFDAAKNDVLSRISASMALLMPAADVVPAGVDGSTPTSETISQKTA
- a CDS encoding ketoacyl-ACP synthase III gives rise to the protein MTFFSKITGTGSFLPPKRVTNQDLTAQLAANGIETSDEWIFSRSGISARHYAEPAVLSSDLAVEAARRALDAAGLQANDIDLIILATSTPDFLGGFPSTACVVQNKLGITNGAAAVDVQAVCSGFIYAMAMADSMIKTGAHKNALIIGAEVFSRILNFEDRTTCVLFGDGAGAIVMSQSTEPGVLATKLHADGSQSHVLCVPATVNAGVVNGSAFLYMDGKAVFKLAVSALEKVANEVLEIAGLDATEIDWLVPHQANIRIMQSTAKKMNMPMDKLVVTVDQHGNTSAASIPLALDVAVRDGRIQKGQTVMLEGVGGGFTWGAAIVRM